A DNA window from Telopea speciosissima isolate NSW1024214 ecotype Mountain lineage unplaced genomic scaffold, Tspe_v1 Tspe_v1.0536, whole genome shotgun sequence contains the following coding sequences:
- the LOC122648188 gene encoding geraniol 8-hydroxylase-like: MKIFMNGTIPPGFFNLPVVDLLDLNDNHFSGELPDEISGENLGLLTLSNNVITGKIPKAIEKLEKLQTLFLDLNQFTGDIPPEIFQLKHLSKININSPISTAFGEDGFFCAIDASGKQDVLSLSLHPLPVASVSAMFPISKVSEAAYALPRWLWQSGSELYQYYCTDDYFLNAAWATRVLSIFLVLATAIAIARWWRWSRTERLPLPPGPRGLPIVGNLPFIGTDLHRSFAKFAEAYGPIMKLRLGSKLCIVVSSPSLAKEVFKDHDTIFANHDVMAVAAIATYGCVDMAFSPYGDHWRMLRKICVSEMLNHKRLEALYGLRRREVRHMVSQLYSKTGSPVDVGEQMFLTTFNIITSMLWGNTLEGEEGRRTTVEVRQVVDRIMMLFGKPNISDLFPALAWLDIQGIGRRMKKEISWFDRMLDSVIEERLKRDRERESRSLRREGNVDGKQAKDLLQVLLQQLNLDLKVKECSPGLTISHIKALFFDMMVAGPQAVASTVEWALAELLKHTHIMKKVEEELEEVVGLNNMVEESHLPKLHYLHGVVKEVLRLHIPGPFLVPRCPSSSCTIGGFMVPKGSKVMVNAWAIQRDPMAWDNPLEFKPERFLRLGDDEYDFSGKDFRYIPFGSGKRVCVGIPMAERIVPYLLASILHSFQWKLPNGVDLDMSDKFGLELKKATPLVAIPSPRLSDLTLYN; this comes from the exons ATGAAGATTTTTATGAACGGGACGATTCCACCTGGATTTTTCAATTTGCCTGTGGTGGATTTGTTGGATCTCAACGACAACCACTTCAGTGGCGAACTCCCTGACGAGATATCAGGTGAAAATCTTGGTCTCTTGACGCTCTCCAACAACGTGATTACTGGGAAAATTCCTAAAGCAATCGAAAAATTGGAGAAGTTGCAGACTCTTTTCCTCGACTTAAACCAGTTTACAGGCGACATTCCACCGGAGATATTCCAGCTCAAACATCTTTCCAAGATAAACATCAATA GTCCGATCTCTACagcatttggagaagatggtttCTTCTGTGCGATTGATGCTAGTGGGAAACAAGATGTG TTGAGCTTATCACTACATCCACTGCCCGTGGCATCTGTTTCTGCCATGTTTCCGATCTCCAAGGTTTCTGAAGCTGCTTATGCTTTGCCGCGATGGTTGTGGCAATCGGGTAGCGAGCTCTACCAGTACTACTGTACAGATGATTACTTCTTAAACGCAGCATGGGCTACTCGCGTGCTATCGATTTTCCTGGTGTTGGCCACCGCCATAGCAATAGCACGGTGGTGGCGTTGGTCAAGAACGGAGAGACTGCCACTGCCTCCAGGGCCACGAGGCCTGCCGATAGTCGGAAACCTCCCCTTCATAGGTACCGATCTTCATCGCAGTTTCGCCAAGTTTGCTGAGGCCTATGGTCCCATTATGAAACTCCGACTAGGCAGCAAGCTCTGCATCGTGGTGTCGTCGCCATCGCTGGCAAAGGAGGTCTTCAAAGATCACGACACCATATTCGCCAACCACGACGTGATGGCGGTGGCGGCTATTGCCACTTACGGGTGCGTTGACATGGCATTTTCACCATACGGTGACCATTGGCGGATGCTCCGTAAGATCTGTGTCTCGGAGATGCTAAATCACAAGAGGCTCGAAGCTTTGTATGGTCTCCGGCGGAGAGAGGTCCGCCACATGGTGAGCCAACTCTATTCCAAGACCGGCTCCCCGGTCGACGTTGGGGAGCAGATGTTCCTCACCACATTCAACATCATAACCAGCATGTTATGGGGTAATACACTTGAAGGGGAAGAGGGGCGGCGCACCACCGTCGAGGTTCGGCAAGTAGTTGATAGAATTATGATGCTTTTTGGAAAGCCCAATATTTCAGATCTATTTCCGGCATTGGCTTGGCTTGATATCCAAGGTATTGGGCGGCggatgaagaaggagatttcGTGGTTCGATCGGATGTTGGATTCCGTCATCGAAGAACGACTAAAAagagatcgagaaagagaaagtCGGAGCCTGCGACGAGAAGGGAATGTGGATGGCAAACAAGCCAAGGATCTCCTGCAGGTCTTACTACAGCAGCTCAATCTCGATCTCAAGGTCAAGGAATGCTCTCCAGGCCTTACCATCTCCCACATCAAGGCTTTGTTCTTT GACATGATGGTGGCTGGGCCTCAAGCAGTAGCGAGCACAGTGGAGTGGGCACTAGCTGAGCTATTGAAACACACACATATAATGAAGaaagttgaagaagagctaGAAGAGGTAGTGGGGTTGAACAATATGGTGGAAGAGTCTCATTTGCCTAAGTTACATTACCTGCATGGAGTGGTGAAGGAAGTGCTGCGTCTGCACATACCTGGTCCTTTCTTGGTTCCTCGATGCCCAAGTTCATCTTGCACCATAGGTGGCTTTATGGTTCCAAAAGGCTCCAAAGTTATGGTGAACGCATGGGCTATACAAAGAGATCCTATGGCTTGGGACAACCCCTTGGAATTTAAGCCCGAGAGGTTCTTAAGATTGGGTGATGATGAATATGATTTTAGTGGCAAAGATTTTCGATATATTCCATTTGGATCAGGAAAAAGGGTTTGTGTAGGAATCCCTATGGCAGAAAGAATTGTACCATACCTATTGGCATCAATTTTGCATTCATTCCAGTGGAAATTGCCAAATGGAGTGGACCTTGATATGTCAGATAAGTTTGGTTTGGAATTAAAGAAGGCAACACCCCTTGTGGCAATCCCATCACCTAGGTTATCTGACCTCACACTCTAcaattaa